In the Engystomops pustulosus chromosome 2, aEngPut4.maternal, whole genome shotgun sequence genome, one interval contains:
- the LOC140117032 gene encoding olfactory receptor 5AR1-like: MPFLPGGAIQAPTLRNKSSIVREFIILGITNDPDLQHVLFIFFLLIYIVTILGNTSILLTVLISNDLHSPMYYFLSNLSFSDLCYSTVVSPKMLYDFFLESKVISFVGCVLQLYFFAVFASTECYLLSTMAYDRYVAICHPLLYVLIMNRSKCVTLTLIVYIGGFFTAGIHTSCTFMLPFCGPNVINHFYCDIPPLMELSCADTYMSKTIIFGVVFCLGLLSVMVILASYIYIFFTILTIHSSEGRHRAFSTCSSHLLCVALFYGTVFFMYLRPASDYSVTQDKIVSVFYTMIIPMMNPIIYCLRNKEVKEAVKSYIGRERRSSQKGAASLRI; encoded by the coding sequence ATGCCCTTCTTACCAGGTGGGGCTATTCAAGCTCCGACCCTAAGAAACAAGTCTTCAATTGTAAGAGAGTTCATAATATTGGGGATCACCAATGACCCTGACCTGCAACATGTCCTATTTATTTTCTTTCTGCTGATATACATTGTAACTATTTTGGGGAATACGAGTATCCTGTTAACAGTCCTGATCTCGAATGACCTTCACAGTCCCATGTATTATTTTCTCAGCAATCTCTCCTTCTCAGATCTTTGCTATTCTACAGTAGTGTCTCCTAAAATGTTGTACGATTTTTTTCTGGAAAGTAAAGTGATCTCATTTGTCGGCTGTGTACTTCAGTTATATTTCTTTGCGGTGTTTGCCAGTACTGAATGCTACCTTTTGTCGACTATGGCGTATGATCGCTACGTTGCTATATGTCACCCTCTTCTGTATGTATTAATAATGAATAGAAGTAAATGTGTGACCCTTACTCTAATTGTTTATATTGGTGGCTTCTTTACTGCGGGGATCCACACATCCTGCACATTCATGTTACCTTTTTGTGGACCCAACGTCATTAACCATTTCTATTGTGACATTCCTCCACTGATGGAGCTCTCATGTGCTGATACATATATGAGCAAGACGATAATATTTGGTGTGGTCTTTTGCCTTGGTTTATTATCTGTCATGGTCATACTAgcatcatatatttatatatttttcaccaTATTGACAATTCACTCATCAGAAGGAAGACACCGAGCGTTTTCTACCTGTTCTTCCCACCTACTTTGCGTTGCCCTATTTTATGGAACAGTCTTCTTCATGTACCTCCGCCCGGCCTCTGACTATTCTGTCACACAAGATAAAATAGTATCTGTATTCTATACAATGATAATTCCTATGATGAACCCAATCATCTATTGCTTACGAAACAAAGAAGTAAAAGAAGCTGTAAAATCCTATATCGGCAG